From the Fibrobacter sp. UWB4 genome, one window contains:
- a CDS encoding T9SS type A sorting domain-containing protein translates to MNSLGQVVTKGAINNASDNAATLNLSALDAGIYMVRVNAKNINFAKKIVLR, encoded by the coding sequence ATGAACTCGCTCGGGCAAGTCGTGACGAAGGGCGCCATCAACAACGCTTCGGATAACGCGGCAACACTTAACCTTTCCGCTCTCGATGCCGGAATTTATATGGTGCGTGTGAACGCAAAAAACATCAATTTTGCAAAGAAGATCGTGCTGAGGTAA